In the genome of Mangifera indica cultivar Alphonso chromosome 9, CATAS_Mindica_2.1, whole genome shotgun sequence, the window AAATGGATTGTGTGTTGATGAATGTGATTGCTTACATGCATTATGGAGGCAGTTGTTAATGGGTTGATATCTTGCTAATCTTTTACAGGATTTTCTCAGAAATCAGGGCAGGTCAACTGGGACACATTTAACCTTTTTAACTGAAGGGCTAGAAACTGCTGCTTTTAGGTCTTACTTTGATAGTTGGCCTCAAACAGTGGAGCCCAAGCTTTATGATGAAGGTCGAGAAAAAGTAGCAGGTATTCTACCTATTGTGTTAAAGTAAAGAAGTTGTTGCAGTATAACTAGTTAGTGTTGCACTCATTATTGTATTGTAAATCCcccatttaaatttttttcgcTAGCAATATTCAAACAGCAAGGTCATGACGTTAAGGAGCTTCCAGAAGAAGACTTCGAGCCTTATATAAATTGCAGAGGCATACTGAAAGTAGCttctaactttttttctttttaaagccCATCTCTCTGAGTTAAGCATTTGGCCCTATTTCTGTATGGATGATATGTGATTTCAGGTTTGGCTGGTAAATGGTGATGAATTGTCCCTTCTTCCAGCTCAAGAACAGACAAGGCTTTTCAGTGGGGATTGCTATATTATGCAGTATACTTGCCCTGGCAATGGAAGGGATGAGAATATATTTTATGCATGGCTTGGTCGTGAGAGTGCAAAGGTAGGCATGGTGTATCAGTAGAACACTTTTTGTTGaatccaaatttttaattgtgtTGCTTCAGATGCTTATATCAGTTTATGAActatgagtttgaaaatttgcaTTGAAAGAGAACTATGTTGTTCTAAATGTTATTAGAGACATCTCTTAATGAAAGGATGAAATGTAGTGAATAGAACATTTTGTTCTAATTCTACATGTCTTGTTTCTATACCCTTCAGTTCACTTTGGAAAAGCACAAAGTTCTAGGAATCACCTGCAATAAGTGTATTAAGTTTCATGTTTCTAGTTTGTGTGAACACAAATTTTTGGCTTATCTGGGATCTTGAAAATGAAGGTTAGAGTGGAACTCTTGACAGTTGTTCTCATCTGTCtttgaaaatgaataataagaataggaattaattaaaaaaagaaaatcttgcAAATATTTTAGAACTGAAGGGAATGTGGGCTAGGATTTTTCTTCACCCATTtgtgaaaaacaaataattagaaattttcGTTGTGCAAATGCTTAAAAGACAACTTCATCATTATATGGTAAATTTGCTCTGAATGATGATCTTGTACTTGGTAGATGGTTAACTATACCAATAATATTTGATGTGATCATGCGAAGcacatattttttcttaatatgaTAAGCATGAACTTATAATTCTCTTTTATTGCAAATTGTTTATGGAGAAAGCCCCAATCTCTGTTGATACTGAAAGCTTCAGATAAAGAAACAAGAATAAAGAACAATGCTGCCCACATAGGTTTACTTGTAAGAGTGATTGCATTGAATAAACAGAAACATGGTTTGCCACACATTTTCTCCCTGGAACTTATGAAGTTGAGCTGGTAATGAATGAtggtttattttttagatatatatctGTCTGGATTAAGGACACCTAATTTCTTGTGCAACCAGTGACTTTCATGGCGTTCATTCAAATGCATTTGAACTAATCTTTTAGTTCTCTTTAATCATTAATGAACTTTTAGGTCATGGTTTTTCTCTCATATTATACCATCTTTACCTTTTTACAGGAAGATAGAGTTGATGCCATCTCACATATGAGTGCCATCATTGATTCAACAAGAGGGGAAACAGCCATGGTATATTCTCTTCTACAGAGTTTTTGAAACACTTAAAAATAATCAAGTTATAACACTTCTCAAATGTATTCATATACAGACTATTGACTTGCACATGCTGCATTACTCCTATAAGTGATATGTTACTATTGTAAGTATGTTATGAATGTAAATTATGTGCTTTGGATTTCAGGCTCAAGTTGTTCAGGATATGGAGCCATTTCAGTTTTTCTACATCTTCCAaacattaattgtttttaagGTTGGCACATTACAAgttcttttttaatctttttttctgaAAGTTCAGTCAGTAGTagatatttttcttctcaattaaATATACTAATAAACAATGCACATGCTTTAGTCTTTTCATCTTGCCTAATCCTGCAGGGTGGTTTAAGTGCACGTTACAAGAAGTCTATAGCAGAAAAAGGTGTTGTAGATGAAACTTATGATAACGATAAGATGGCTCTTTTTCGAGTTCAAGGCATGAATCCGAAGAGCATGCAGGCCATCCAAGTTGATCTAGTAAGTTTAAGATCAGGAAATCATTTGAAAACTGTACTGTTAAACTCTCTCTCCTGTAAGCATACCTAACATGCCTTGTAGGTTTTCTTTTGGGTAATGGCACTCATTTCATAGTAACAGAGGTCTATAGTATATTTTTTCACCTGTCATTTGATGGCAAATGCAATGCGAATCctgatatattttcaaattaactGTGATAACAATCTGACAGAATTCTCGCAAAATCACCCACGCAGCAACATACTCAGTAACAGTTGCACCGAATTTCTTAAATCACCGAGCCAAATGTTTCAATCAAACAATTTATGGGATATAAGAAATTACAGTAGTCAAAAGAATAAGATATGCTGGTAACAGGGGTACCAACTCCTTCCTAGGCAATGGCCTCCATCACAACTCTGATCTATTTTCCTTGATGTCTATTACTCTCTTGTCTCCCCTTTTTACAGTTGCTTTCTCTCcagatgaatcttttattgccTTCCCTGATTATCTTGTGTTTCCATCTCTGGTCTTGCCAAACTGTTCCTGTTTAGCATTTGTTTCTTTCCCTGGTTTTGCCAACTGTTCCTGATTATCATTTGTTTCCTTCCTGGTTTTGCCAACACACAGAGCTAGAATTCTCCGTTTATGCTTCGTCTGGTATGCTTTCATGGTAGGAGGCCTAACAGACTGCAAGAGAAGTTTGTTCTGCTGTTTAAAGAGGACAATTGAATTATATGGATAAGGTCATGCAAAGCATCACTTATGGAATTACCCTAAACATTCACTCAGTGGGTTCCTGCTTCTATGCCTGTAGACTGGAATCAATCAACTTTATCATATGCCGAATTTtatatgattagttattatctgtCACTTTGATATGCTGAGCTGGCccattattgaaatttgatctGTAAATGTCCACTTTTCTCTGATTGTTAACATGATTTTTGTGCTCTGTGCTTTTATCATAGCAAAAGAGCAGATTATTTAAGATGTGGCTTCAGGTCgtgtcataattttattaaagagtTTTGAGTTTGTTAAGCCTAGGAACTTATACTTACTGCTCTTTTATTATCCAGGTTAAATGGAACTAGTACCATTGTTTTATTGTTACTTTAATGACTTGATATCTCCACAGAGATGCATCTCTTTATTTCAGTTGCTTCAGTACCAAGATTTCATATGGCCCACtattatttaattctgaatAATGTTGGAGCCAATATGCTGTAGGCTTCAAGCTCCCTGAATTCATCCTATTGTTATATCCTGCAAACTGGAGCATCAGTCTTCACTTGGATTGGGAACCTCTCATCAACCAGTGACCATGATCTTCTCGATAGAATTCTTGAACTGATTAATGTATGTAATACTTTTCTCTGTCCTTGAATATGATATTAAAATCCTATCAAAGTAGTTTTATATACTGTTTGCAGCTAAACTGAAAAGAGATACGGTATTGCAACATCTGTAGGGGACTAAATAAAAATGCCATATACATGAATGCATTATAAATTGCTGGTTTGTCTTCTGTTTTTGTAGACTTCACTGATAAtgattgttttccattttcatttttacttgaTGCCATATATAGCCAACATGGCAGCCCATATCAGTGAGGGAAGGAAGTGAACCAGATATTTTCTGGAATACACTTGGTGGAAGGGGAGAGTATCCAAGGGAAAAGGAGATAAGAAGATATCTAGAAGATCCACATTTGTTCACATGTACCTTTACTGAAGGTATGCAAAATGtcctttcctttttaatttgtatgGTTGAATGTTAGGTGGTTCTGCCTTGAAGAAGAATACAACCTATAAATGGCTGCTAATCGTGTCTAATTTCTGGTTATGGTTCTTTTGCTGCTTGGATCGTTCTCCCTTTTCAGGTGATTTCAAGGTACATTACATGCACAAGCTTTATAGGCATGCATGCAGTTTGAAGTTGTTTCAACCTTTGAGTGTATCACAATCTCTGCACAACAGTTTGGGCTGACTTTTGTGTGGACTATCTTTCAGGTTAAAGAGATATACAACTTCACACAGGATGATTTAACAACTGAAGATGTCTTAGTGCTAGATTGCCAGAGAGAAATATATGTTTGGATTGGATACCATTCAAATGTTAAATCAAAACAAGAGGCCCTTGGACTTGGTCTGGTAATTGTTTATTTGAACATTCTTTATCTTCAAATTATTATGGTCCATAAGAGGTTTAATTTGATGGCTTAAGTGAGTCTgactttgaatttcaacatttatgtatatattgatCTGATTCATCTCCAGGAATAACTTAAAATGGGATATGCTTGAATGACAATTGGTTCATCTAAGAGTTCTACAAAATTTCAATGGTCCATCAGGGATTAGTCAAATGCTTGTGTCCATACGGATCTAAATCTCTTAGGCTCAATTCAGTCAATGTGGTGATGTTTTCATCATCTATTATATAGGAAGCATTATGATATTGAACACCCTAATATCTTTTGATGATAGAACCATAAATGGCCTATTGTTGAACATATTGATGCTGTTAACCTATATCTGCGCCTCATTTTCTTAAACTCTTTTAACTGGCAGAAATTTCTGGAGACAGACATTCTGGTTGAAGGACTATCTAAAGAGACTCCTATATATGTTGTTACAGAAGGGAATGAGCCAGCACATTTCACTCGCTTCTTCACATGGGATCCCTCAAAGGCAAAAGTAAGTGAATCAACAACCATCCTCAGTTATACTTGTCCAGTTGATCTTTGCCACTTGGACTCTGTCATGGAGTACCTTCATCAAGCATAGCATTAATTAGAAGTGGTTAGTGGTTGGACTTGTGTAATCTAAGTCATGTAGTATGAACATCCAAGGATATCATTGCAGGGAATTGCTGTATATAATTTTGCAGTGTCATCAGTTTGATTTACAATTGTAAGTGACTTGCTCTTTTCAGATGCTTGGTAATTCATTTGAGCGGAAGCTAGCTCTTTTGAAGGGTAAAACACCAAGTACAGAAGTAAGTGCTTTTTTTCCCTTAACAGTATGTGTGCGTGAGTTTTCTTGCGTTATTTGACTTGTTTTCCTTGTTTTAGCCCTAGAAACATTGGTCAGCACCACTTTTCCATCTTGTTAATAGGTGTGACTTGTCAACCTATGTCATTGTAAATTACTTGGTAAAGGAGCAGCTATATATGTGTTATATTGTTGACGGTATGGGATGCATCTATGGAGAAATTGGATAGCTTAGTATTCACAGCATGCATACAAATTTTTTCGTTGATGTATTGGATGGATTCATGATGCTTGGTGAGAGCTATTTTTTTCctagaattttgaaatatgtaAGCTTGTGGTGATTAAAGTAAGGGAGCATTTCTCCAAATGTTGGCCCAATTCAATGTGTAGCTAAACGATGTAATGCTTCCAGTCAAGTTTGCCTTCACCACAAATAGAAAGTGGCTTTCTCTTGAGAAAGTTATCTGAAATCAGCAACAACTAACAAGTGTTTGGAAATCATTTAACTTAGCAATCACTACAATCTCTTTaagaaacttgaaaataaaaaaccaaatatacATCTACAAAGTATTACTTAGAAGGATTCAATTTCTAGAGTATCAAATATGTTTCCTATAAGAAGAACAGTCAATATTATTGCTTTCTTTCCATtttggtgaaaaaaaattaacttcagCAAACgtaaccaaataatttttttttatgtaactgGTTGCTTAGGCACCTGTAAGGAACTCATGGAAAGCTAAGTCCAGGGGAACTACCCCAGATGGTTCAGGAAGCAGATCTGTCAGCTCAAATGGCTTGCAAAGAAGCGGAAGTCCTGCATTCAGTTTATCAGGTTCGAGACTGAACTCTCCAAATGCTAATAGAGGGGTCAGTGAAACTCCAATAGCCAGGAAGCTCTTTTCAGAATCGACTCCTAATCAAGGTAGCCCTGGTAATGGAGCATCCTATAAGTCTCTAGCCCATAAATTTTCCTCCAAAAATTGAATCATTGTTAACTATTATTTCAGGTTCCTTGACAGTAGAAGCAAGCTCCCCTCCAGCTAATGTGGATCTAACTCAGGCAAATGGAAGTAAACCTGAGTTAAATCTAAGAACGTATCCATAAAAGATTGAGAGTTGATTCAAAGGACCGTGTGACAGACATAGATGTTGCTAAAAGAGAGgtacttttctttttatcttgaAAGATTTTGCTTTAGTGTGTAATATCTGTCGACTAAACTCTTGCCTGAATAATGATTCTTCCAAACTAATATATCTTCAATATCTTCAATATCTTCCAGTAATAATGCTAAAGACCTTTAAGATTTGTAGTGACTTGTAATTTTAACATCTGCATTCAGGCATACTTATCTGAGGAAGAGTTTAAAGAGAAATTCGGAATGACAAAACAAGCCTTCTACAAGCTTGCTAAATGGAGGCAGAACAAGCTGAAGCTTTCTCTTCATCTATTCTAAGGCTTGTTAAGCTTGACATATCCAACAGATGACTTCCCTTTTATAGACACATATCTTAGAGAGGATAACCAAATGTTCCTTCGCATTAGATAGTAGTTTGATGGAGCATTCACAGCCAAATTTGATCTGGTGAACGTCTCAACGTATATCTGTTTCATCTCTGAGCTTTGTCACTATCTTTTTATGGACGTTGCTTAATCATTCtaagtttattttttctgtttgagTTGTTGTAAATAGCATAGATTGATTCTTTAGCaggctttgtttttttttttccctgtaattttgtttgttgagTTGTTTTCACCagttaattttgattttcatcaaGAGAAATTGCGAACCATAGTAAGATTGATGGCAGGGCCGGTGATTCAAATTGGTAATTAACAGGCAGCAGGAATCGAATGAATGTTGTTTCCATCTTGTTGGAGTGTCAAGGTCAAGATTTCAGAGGAATATTCTGAAGAtgctatatttaaaaaaaaaaaaatgtgactGGTAGATTGCATACCACCAACTTCGTCTACGGAGTCTTTTCACTTTTCCCAAAGGGAATTGGTAATGCCATTAGTTTTGTCGCAAAAGACATGGTCTAGCCAGGGTCCAGTGGAGAGATGAGAAAAATCTGGAGACAAAATCAATGACTTCaattctcagaaaaaaaaaaaaaatttattcatgagTTTTCTTCAAAAATCATCTTTGAATTTTCATGAATCCCATGAGATATTGGATTTTATTAAATGCTTtggttagataatattttatcataaaaagtgaaaaattaaatattattatgagagatatattatttataagattacatatttaaattattattattatgttctataaaaataaaaagttactaaaatattattttatttaaatatttgtaaatataattattttaaaatattatctatactatttattatattaaaaaaattatatataaaatagaattgGTAATCATATTGTCCTTCTTCCCCCTTAAAACAATTTCTCTCAAAATCCATCGCATTTCAAAGAGTTGATGTTGCATTGATGTTAAGTGTCTTATCAGTGGTGGATTTTTCATTACATgcaataaaattggaaaattctCATGGGAATACAAGGGGCTCAATTAAGGAAGAAATATCTTGCCCTGGGCGGTGAGGGATATCTATACAAGGCATCCCTTGCATTTGTATTGAGACATATATCCAGATACTTCTCTCcttcaataagaaaaacaatGCCCAGCTTCTTACTTCTGTTTCTTCTCTTCAGGCATCATAAAATTTCAactacatatatttttatctttcaatttgcAACcataaattattctaattatattcataacaCTGAGGATAATGATGAATTATAAGTCAAGTTGTAGAAATTTTTCATAATGTGAGATTACGAGTGATAACTTTTTACATTATTTGGGGTGTGAGTGATTGTAATCCAAGCATCCAATGCCATATTCAGAATATGAACATTCTTCGATACCTGCAACTGTAAAGAAACTTTTTAACCTAAAATCCAACTTTCTGACAAAGAGGGATGCTTGGGCTGGCACCATTGAGAAGTATTTTAACCTCCGTGATACTCCACGTGATGATTGTCCAGGTTAGAATCTAACCCACTGATTAACAATGGAGCCTTTTTCTTTGGGTTTTTTTAACTTCATTTAACATAGGCTTCATTGCACACTCACTTATATTGGCACATGATATATGGATGGTCTTGTTCCTGATCAAGAGGTTGaatctttaatataattcatGATTGCTTGGTCCTGGACATTAAACAGACCATCCTTTTTCCTGTAACAATAAATATTGATGGACAACGATATAAATGTCCATAACCTTACTTGTGGTTCTCTTATTACAGGTCATTGCTTTACCTGAGTACCATTTGTTTTCCTTTAAGTTTCCCTTTCTTAAATCATGTGCCTTCCacctaattttcttttcttttgtgaaACCCACTTTGGATAGCTACTTACTTTTTTCTGccactttaattttatataagaaaactTTGGAATCACAAATCCATGGTTGCTGCACTcacattatctatttttaaatggGGCTCATTGAATAATTAGGTTTAATTGTATCTGACTTAAAAGGATTAAATATGAGGTTCATATGGAAAACTTTCTAGTATAAAGCTTGTGAGTAATCATTCTTTTATCTTCTTAAATCCTTGATTCAAAATTGATCGTGAAATTTGGATGCAGTTACCCTGCCAGAGGTGAAGATGTCGCTTAGACCATGGGGACCAAAGGAAGATACAAAACTCTCAGGGTTCCAAGTTGAACTGATCCAGCTTGCACCACAGTTAAATGGTGATTATGTCCTGAATACTTACCCATTCATTGGCAAAAGCATGACAGTGGGTGAAGCCAACAGATATGCACAGGATGCTGTCAAGAGATTCCTGGAAGCTGGAAGGGCTGCTTTAAAAGCTGGAGCCAATGAATCTGCCATTATAACAATGATACCTTCCCTCACTAGCCGAACTACAGGAGGTTACGTCAGCTCTATTGAAACCTATTGATGACATATGACCACCATttgtatattcataatttatatctCATACAGTTGCATGTACATGTATTTTATAGTGCATGATATCATGACTTAGCATTCGCAACTTGTCGTAGCTGGATGAAAATTTATAAGGTAGCTAGAATGTGGAATCTCATGTAATGGTGTTTTACTTATGGAGGTAGTGAAAGCCATGAATATTCGTAATCTTATTTAGTTTCTGAAGTCTGAAAGCAAGATTCTCAGGTCCCAGCTTGATCATGGTCaggagtgttttttttttttttaattttttgtgataGTAACTTGTTTGCATTGGCTTTGATGGTCCAAGATGGATGGAGGAAGACGAGTAGATATGCAAAGCCACCAACCGAAGATGACTTCAAAGCatcaacataatattatttttcaatgagGTATTAAATTAAGCATTCTTTTTAGACTTTGcgtttaattttatgttattttataccATAAAGAATTAATATTAAGCTTCCAACTTGCTTATCTCAACTATAAACAACCACGTGTTTCACTTTATGAAATTTTCTCTCTCAACCTAATTAGGTGATTCTAAATTTGATTAGCCAGAATCTCAGTTAATCCAGCATCAGAATCTCCTCAAAGTCAGAAACCAAATACAACCCTGTTATGGGTATTATCACAGAGGCCTAAATTTTCATTTGGCAGCACCTAGAGACTGAAATAGAATGCACAACCAGTCAACAGCTCATGTATCGACAAATTCAGTTGTAGTGTACCACACTCAAAAGTATCAAACTATAATTAAGAAAGGTATAGTTACAGGAATATCTATAGCAACTAGCTAGCTACCATTCAAACGTATGCCATCACATTAACAAACAAAACTATCAATCTATATCTTCTCTTTCGCTTCAACACCAATCATCCCTGTCTTTATCTCTCTCTCCCTGTCTCAAAGAATGATGGAAGTCTCCTGGGAAAAAAGTGTCACAGATTCTATTAACACTGTTTATCTTCTCTTTTCTGCATATTTAGTGTTTGTCATGCAACTTGGTTTTGCCATGCTATGTGCTGGCTCAGTCCGAGCCAAAAATGCTATGAACATCATGCTTacaaatgttgttgatgctGTTGTTGGTAGCATTTCGTACTACCTCTTCGGCTTTGCTTTTTCATTTGGTGATGGCTCCGGTTCTAACCCTTTCATTGGCACAAGCTTCTTTGCTCTCAAAGATATTCCCAACAGCACTTATGACTATAGCTATTTCCTTTATCAATGGGCTTTTGCCATAGCTGTTGCAGGAATTACCAGTGGTTCCATTGCTGAGAGAACCCAGTTCAGTGCTTAccttgttttttcatttttccttacTGGGTTTGTGTACCCTGTTGTGGTTCACTGGGTTTGGTCATCCAGTGGCTGGCTTAGTCCCAGTTCAAGTGACTTGCTTTTTGGTTCAGGTGCTATTGACTTTGCTGGCAGTGGTGTGCTGCATTTGGTAGGCGGCATTGCTGGGCTTTGGGGTTCTTTAATTGAAGGCCCACGAGTGGGCCGTTTTGATGCATTTGGCAAGCCTGTGCCAATGCGTGGGCATAATGCAACCCTTGTGGTTCTTGGAACATTCTTGTTGTGGTTTGGTTGGTTTGGGTTCAATCCTGGATCATTTGACCAAATTCTTGTGGCTTATCCTTCCACCATTGATCAAGGTAACTGGACTGGAGTAGGAAGGACTGCAGTTACAACTACTTTAGCCGGATCAACAGCCGGACTTGTAACACTCTTCGGCCGGCGATTACTAGTTGGCCATTGGGATGCACTAGACGTTTGCAACGGGTTGCTTGGTGGGTTCGTCGCTATTACTTCGGGTTGTTCAGTGGTTGACCCATGGGCTGCAATTGTTTGTGGTTTTTTTGCAGCTTGGGTCTTGATTGGGCTTAACATTTTAGCACTAAAACTGAACTTTGATGACCCACTAGAGGCAACCCAATTGCATGGTGGGTGTGGTGCTTGGGGTTTGATATTCACAGGATTGTTTGCCAAAAAAGACTACGTCATTCAAGTGTTTAACTCAGGAGAGAGTGGCGTTGTGCGACCCTATGGTCTCCTCATGGGCGGGGGCTGGGGTCTAATTGGAGCACAAGTGATTGAGGTTTTAGTAATTGTTGGATGGGTTAGTGTGACAATGGGACCTCTTTTTTATGCTCTTTCTAAGCTAAAGGTTCTGAGAATCCCTATTGAAGAAGAAGTTGCAGGCCTTGATATATCTAGCCATGGAGGATATGCTTATGTTGCCCATCCTGAAGAAAGCCATCCTCGCTTTTATTCAGATTACAAGAAGGTAATTGGCACTAGACTGCTACTGTGTAAAATTTCAATGTATCAAGTTCCCAATGGACTAGTAAAAATAAGGTGTCAAATTGAATATTCTTTCTTTAAGTGAAGAAGTCACTACTGTTGTCAagactaagaaaaaaaaacaatacagAAGTGCTCGTCAAAAGATTTTTacagaattatgtttttattatatcatatgcacaATGAGTTCCGAAAGCCTGTACATGAAAACAATCACCTAACATGACAATCATAGGGAACAAAAACATGTTCAGGAATAATTAGGGGCAACTTATTGATGTACATAAACAGCCTCTTGCAGTCCTCCCTCATAATCACTGATAAATCAACAATTTCACACTTATCTGTGTACATCCAGAGGTCGCCTGAGTTTACTCTTCTAAGACTATCCCGACAAAAGGGACATGATTGCGACCGTCCTCGCCTGAAATTAAGGTAAAACAATGTATTGGGTAACACTAACTGTCAGGTAACGCACAGATAGAGCATGAGAGATGCAACAGAATGCAAATGCAAGCAACTAAATGAACCCCTAATCATTTTAAGGATCATTTGTTAATTCTACACAATAAACTGGTGAGAAGACCCTGCTTCCTTCATGCATGCATAAGCACCAGGAAGTAAAATGCTCACTccataaatgattaaaaatgtGGAAGGCCATTAAAAAGGGCTGGCACTTATTTGAGAATCACATTTTATGCACCAAAGAGAAATACACCTCAGCAAAAATGGAGAGTTAAGAGATCCTACAGAGTCCCAAGGTCCATGAAGAACAACAGAAAGGTTATCCGGTTTTGAGATATTAAATGGATATGTCATTGTGCTCTAATATAAAGAACCATGTgctaagaaaaaagaaaagagagcaTACCAATCCCGATAACACTTCAAACATAAAGAGTGGCTGCAATTAGGCAATACAACCTTGCTGTTCATTTCCATACATATCCCACATTCCTCTTCTCTTTGTATGTCAATTTCAGAGCTCTTCCCCTTTTCCAATTCGTCCTTCCTTTTGTACCTGAGATTACATAAATCTTTTTGTTTCCGATCTTCCAAATCAGTGATGCCCTTTTGAAGTTGCAACAAAGAAGGAAATATCACTCCTGTTAAATGCCATACTTTTAGCAAAAATACACGAGTTTGCAATTCAGTGAGATAAACATCTTCTCTCTTCACagtacaaaaataacaaaagtgGACGAAAAAGGTAAAGAATAAGGGGTGTTGCACCAAAAAGCATTGTCAGCAATTTTTGCAAATTCACGGTCTGCAAATGATACTCACCATAAAATTCTCTAATACTTGCTTTCCTTTCTTGAATAGACATGGTGGTCTTGCCATCAGCATAAGTCTATATCAATACACCCAAAAAGAAGTCATCAAAAAGTTAACTTCATGGCTTATTGGTAATGCACAATCTAAGATATTCTTGGAAACAATCTCAAAGGAAAATACCATATATATAAGAATTCTAAGCAAACCAAGGGCACCAGCTAGGTGACAGTCAGTCCActgaaaaagaaacagaaaaaattgAGCCGCTGGACTGTAGGACAGTCTCATCTGAAGACGCGCTCCATCCTTCTCCCTCGGATGATCTAAAGCCCTGCAATATCAACATGAAAATAAGACATTCTAATCTTCTCAGGAGAtgcttaaaaataaattataacaaaaacaaatgaaaatattacataaaagaaacaaaatttcaagtaattttgcctctaaaaatcaaaataa includes:
- the LOC123225815 gene encoding LOW QUALITY PROTEIN: villin-1 (The sequence of the model RefSeq protein was modified relative to this genomic sequence to represent the inferred CDS: inserted 2 bases in 1 codon), coding for MALYSKDVDSAFDGAGTTAGLEIWCIEKLRLVAVPKSSHGKFYVGSAYIVLSTVLLKNGPPQYDIHYWLGNDANKADSALASDKALELDAALGSCAVQYREVQGQETEKFLSYFKPCIIPVEGIYSSETGKLNGETYKISLLTCKGDHVVHVKEVPFSRSSLNHNDVFILDTASKIFLFSGCNSSIQERAKALEVVKYIKENKHGGNCEVATIEDGKFVGDSDVGEFWSLFGGYAPIPKDLPSNAEKPQTPTTTLFWINLQGKLCQTGTNSFNKDMLERDKCYMLDRGTEVFVWMGRNTSITERRTSISASEDFLRNQGRSTGTHLTFLTEGLETAAFRSYFDSWPQTVEPKLYDEGREKVAAIFKQQGHDVKELPEEDFEPYINCRGILKVWLVNGDELSLLPAQEQTRLFSGDCYIMQYTCPGNGRDENIFYAWLGRESAKEDRVDAISHMSAIIDSTRGETAMAQVVQDMEPFQFFYIFQTLIVFKGGLSARYKKSIAEKGVVDETYDNDKMALFRVQGMNPKSMQAIQVDLASSSLNSSYCYILQTGASVFTWIGNLSSTSDHDLLDRILELINPTWQPISVREGSEPDIFWNTLGGRGEYPREKEIRRYLEDPHLFTCTFTEGDFKVKEIYNFTQDDLTTEDVLVLDCQREIYVWIGYHSNVKSKQEALGLGLKFLETDILVEGLSKETPIYVVTEGNEPAHFTRFFTWDPSKAKMLGNSFERKLALLKGKTPSTEAPVRNSWKAKSRGTTPDGSGSRSVSSNGLQRSGSPAFSLSGSRLNSPNANRGVSETPIARKLFSESTPNQGSLTVEASSPPANVDLTQANGSKPELNLRTYPXKRLRVDSKDRVTDIDVAKREAYLSEEEFKEKFGMTKQAFYKLAKWRQNKLKLSLHLF
- the LOC123226265 gene encoding non-specific phospholipase C1-like produces the protein MPYSEYEHSSIPATVKKLFNLKSNFLTKRDAWAGTIEKYFNLRDTPRDDCPVTLPEVKMSLRPWGPKEDTKLSGFQVELIQLAPQLNGDYVLNTYPFIGKSMTVGEANRYAQDAVKRFLEAGRAALKAGANESAIITMIPSLTSRTTGGYVSSIETY
- the LOC123226059 gene encoding ammonium transporter 1 member 3-like; its protein translation is MMEVSWEKSVTDSINTVYLLFSAYLVFVMQLGFAMLCAGSVRAKNAMNIMLTNVVDAVVGSISYYLFGFAFSFGDGSGSNPFIGTSFFALKDIPNSTYDYSYFLYQWAFAIAVAGITSGSIAERTQFSAYLVFSFFLTGFVYPVVVHWVWSSSGWLSPSSSDLLFGSGAIDFAGSGVLHLVGGIAGLWGSLIEGPRVGRFDAFGKPVPMRGHNATLVVLGTFLLWFGWFGFNPGSFDQILVAYPSTIDQGNWTGVGRTAVTTTLAGSTAGLVTLFGRRLLVGHWDALDVCNGLLGGFVAITSGCSVVDPWAAIVCGFFAAWVLIGLNILALKLNFDDPLEATQLHGGCGAWGLIFTGLFAKKDYVIQVFNSGESGVVRPYGLLMGGGWGLIGAQVIEVLVIVGWVSVTMGPLFYALSKLKVLRIPIEEEVAGLDISSHGGYAYVAHPEESHPRFYSDYKKVIGTRLLLCKISMYQVPNGLVKIRCQIEYSFFK
- the LOC123226061 gene encoding E3 ubiquitin-protein ligase AIRP2-like, encoding MGKSSFKDSLKALEADIQHANTLALDHPREKDGARLQMRLSYSPAAQFFLFLFQWTDCHLAGALGLLRILIYMTYADGKTTMSIQERKASIREFYGVIFPSLLQLQKGITDLEDRKQKDLCNLRYKRKDELEKGKSSEIDIQREEECGICMEMNSKVVLPNCSHSLCLKCYRDWRGRSQSCPFCRDSLRRVNSGDLWMYTDKCEIVDLSVIMREDCKRLFMYINKLPLIIPEHVFVPYDCHVR